In the genome of Rhizobium etli 8C-3, one region contains:
- a CDS encoding SRPBCC family protein: MIADAKHELVLVREFDAPREKIFKAWTDPELMMEWFVPRPWTVSKVENDVRPGGASLVVMRSPEGQEFPNHGVYLEVVENEKIVLTDAYTSAWVPSEKPFMTAVVLLEDLGNGRTKYTAKALHWRAEDKEEHEKMGFYEGWGKAADQLAEVLARN; the protein is encoded by the coding sequence ATGATTGCCGATGCAAAACATGAACTCGTTCTGGTGCGCGAATTCGACGCCCCGCGAGAAAAGATATTCAAGGCCTGGACCGATCCGGAACTTATGATGGAATGGTTCGTCCCGCGCCCCTGGACAGTCTCCAAGGTCGAGAACGACGTCCGCCCCGGGGGGGCGAGCCTTGTCGTCATGCGCAGCCCGGAAGGCCAGGAATTTCCAAACCACGGTGTCTATCTGGAGGTCGTCGAAAACGAGAAGATCGTCCTGACGGACGCCTATACCAGTGCCTGGGTTCCATCTGAAAAGCCGTTCATGACTGCCGTGGTGCTGCTCGAGGACCTCGGCAACGGCCGTACCAAGTACACCGCCAAGGCACTGCATTGGCGGGCCGAAGACAAGGAAGAGCACGAAAAGATGGGCTTTTACGAAGGGTGGGGCAAGGCTGCCGATCAGCTTGCCGAGGTTTTGGCCCGCAACTGA
- a CDS encoding RNA polymerase sigma factor — MTDIAWIDVALTAARPKALGALLRYFRDLDIAEEAFQEACLRAIRTWPDKGPPRDPTAWLIFVGRNSGIDAVRRRAKTQALPDEELISDKEDTESDIADRLDESNYRDDILRLLFICCHPDLPATQQIALALRIVSGLSVQQIARAFLVGESAMEQRITRAKARVSKAGVPFETPGPEERAERLSIVSTMIYLIFNEGYSQGDPKREAAAFSDEAIRLGRLLLRIFPGDPEIMGLLALMLLQISRREARFDANGELVLLEDQDRSRWNHALINEALNLLDKAIRHRRPGPYQLQAAIAAIHSRAKQAKDTDWEEIDLLYSVLERLQPSPVVTLNRAVAISKLKGPEEALRLVEKLGEKLDGYFYYHGLRGGLLKQMGRAKEAREAFDRAIALANSAAEAAHIRLQIDKLQSEPAHPVAK, encoded by the coding sequence ATGACGGATATCGCCTGGATCGACGTTGCACTGACTGCGGCCCGGCCGAAGGCGCTCGGAGCACTGCTGCGTTACTTCCGCGATCTCGACATTGCGGAGGAAGCGTTTCAGGAGGCGTGTCTGCGGGCGATCCGCACCTGGCCGGACAAGGGCCCGCCGCGTGATCCGACCGCCTGGCTGATCTTCGTCGGCCGCAACAGCGGTATCGATGCGGTGCGCAGGCGGGCAAAGACCCAGGCTTTGCCGGACGAAGAGCTGATTTCTGACAAGGAGGATACGGAAAGCGATATCGCCGACCGGCTGGACGAATCCAACTATCGCGACGATATCCTGCGGCTGCTCTTCATCTGCTGTCATCCGGACCTGCCGGCCACCCAGCAGATCGCTCTGGCACTGCGCATCGTTTCAGGGCTCTCCGTGCAGCAGATCGCGCGCGCCTTTCTGGTCGGCGAAAGTGCCATGGAGCAGCGCATTACCCGGGCCAAGGCACGCGTTTCGAAAGCCGGCGTGCCGTTCGAAACGCCGGGTCCCGAGGAGCGGGCGGAGCGTCTGTCGATCGTCTCGACGATGATCTACCTGATCTTCAACGAGGGCTATTCGCAGGGCGATCCGAAACGCGAGGCCGCTGCCTTCAGCGACGAGGCGATCCGGCTCGGGCGCCTCCTGCTTCGCATCTTTCCGGGCGATCCGGAAATCATGGGTCTGTTGGCGCTGATGCTGCTGCAGATCTCGCGGCGAGAGGCGCGCTTCGACGCAAATGGCGAACTGGTGCTGCTCGAAGATCAGGACCGCTCGCGCTGGAATCATGCCTTGATCAACGAAGCGCTCAATCTGCTCGACAAGGCGATCCGCCACCGCCGGCCCGGACCCTATCAGTTGCAGGCGGCGATTGCGGCCATCCATTCCCGTGCCAAGCAAGCCAAAGATACGGACTGGGAAGAAATCGATCTGCTCTACAGCGTGCTCGAGCGCCTGCAGCCGTCTCCGGTCGTCACGCTCAACCGGGCGGTTGCGATTTCGAAGCTCAAGGGACCGGAGGAGGCTTTGCGCCTCGTCGAAAAGCTCGGTGAAAAGCTCGACGGCTACTTCTACTATCATGGCCTGCGCGGCGGTCTGCTGAAGCAGATGGGCCGGGCGAAGGAGGCGCGCGAAGCCTTCGACCGTGCGATCGCGCTTGCAAATTCCGCTGCCGAAGCGGCTCACATCCGCCTGCAGATCGACAAGCTTCAGAGCGAGCCGGCACACCCGGTTGCGAAATAA
- a CDS encoding YciI family protein: MLYAILCYANEETVFSWSKEEEDAVMAKLHAVQAPLAQAGRLGPTGRLMPTTAATTVRKGKEEPLVLDGPFAETKEALLGFYVVDFATLDEAIAFSKELSAVNPGSTSYEIRPFYVFRPGEAST; encoded by the coding sequence ATGCTTTACGCGATCCTTTGCTATGCCAATGAAGAGACGGTTTTCTCCTGGTCGAAGGAGGAAGAAGACGCCGTCATGGCAAAGCTCCATGCCGTACAGGCCCCCCTGGCTCAAGCCGGAAGACTCGGTCCGACCGGTCGGCTGATGCCGACGACGGCGGCGACCACCGTACGCAAGGGCAAGGAAGAACCGCTCGTGCTCGACGGTCCTTTTGCAGAAACCAAGGAAGCTCTTCTCGGTTTCTACGTCGTCGATTTCGCAACCCTGGACGAGGCGATCGCTTTTTCGAAGGAGCTGTCGGCGGTCAATCCAGGCTCGACGTCCTATGAAATTCGGCCCTTTTACGTTTTCCGGCCGGGAGAAGCCTCGACATGA
- a CDS encoding acyltransferase family protein, which produces MRQEKTRIDWLDIAKGMSIILVVIYHTLLYYDFHEIAPHPYARISGIMTPIRMPLFFTVSGLLAASAAKAPWRDFLRRKIWLLIYLFAFWSIARWLFFRYIQSNVLVPAEGSDPYQLIEMWWAPNTGIWFIWALAIFMVATKLLSSTHHATTISVAAMVSILTFGEHLQVDLFTHRNVLQYFVFFLFGSWYGKSVVGTITQRPLLVAFGGFLLFAALYLLRWRLQAIEKGSWALLSSIAGLAWLCGTAVLMSRLQPVRHAFAYFGRNTLPVYVTHVMIVSLLVAAIATLAKAASSYVTAPLVVVVAIGLSLAIKAVADRSGAGFFYVPLARRKQEAMAAETGRGDSVSQCKR; this is translated from the coding sequence ATGCGGCAGGAAAAGACCCGGATCGACTGGCTAGACATCGCCAAGGGAATGTCGATCATCCTCGTGGTCATCTATCACACGCTCCTCTACTACGACTTCCATGAGATTGCGCCGCATCCTTATGCCCGCATCAGCGGCATCATGACGCCGATCCGGATGCCGCTGTTCTTTACCGTCTCCGGCCTTCTTGCGGCATCGGCCGCAAAGGCGCCCTGGCGCGATTTCCTGCGCCGGAAGATCTGGCTGCTCATCTATCTCTTCGCATTCTGGAGCATCGCGCGCTGGCTGTTCTTCCGCTACATCCAGAGCAATGTCCTGGTACCGGCCGAAGGCAGCGATCCCTACCAGCTGATCGAGATGTGGTGGGCGCCCAACACAGGCATCTGGTTCATCTGGGCACTGGCGATCTTCATGGTTGCCACGAAGCTTCTTTCTTCTACCCATCATGCGACCACGATTTCGGTCGCCGCCATGGTCTCGATTCTGACTTTCGGCGAGCATCTGCAGGTCGATCTCTTTACGCATCGCAACGTGCTGCAGTATTTTGTCTTCTTCCTCTTTGGTAGCTGGTACGGCAAATCCGTGGTGGGCACGATCACGCAGCGTCCGCTTCTTGTTGCATTTGGCGGCTTTTTGCTGTTTGCCGCACTCTATCTGTTGCGCTGGCGGCTGCAGGCCATCGAAAAAGGCAGTTGGGCGCTGCTCTCTTCCATTGCTGGTCTGGCATGGCTCTGCGGAACCGCCGTGCTGATGTCGCGGCTGCAGCCGGTCCGGCATGCATTCGCCTATTTCGGGCGGAACACGCTTCCGGTCTATGTGACGCACGTCATGATCGTTTCGCTGCTGGTGGCGGCGATCGCGACGCTGGCGAAGGCGGCAAGCAGTTATGTGACCGCGCCTCTTGTCGTGGTCGTCGCGATCGGCCTGTCGCTCGCCATCAAGGCAGTTGCCGATCGCAGCGGCGCCGGCTTTTTCTACGTTCCCCTAGCAAGGCGCAAGCAGGAAGCGATGGCCGCTGAAACCGGTCGAGGCGATAGCGTAAGCCAATGCAAACGCTAG
- the glpK gene encoding glycerol kinase GlpK codes for MSGYVLAIDQGTTSTRAIIFDGEMRIAGAGQKEFKQIYPRSGWVEHDPEEIWVSVVSTIHMALREAKIEAKDIAALGITNQRETVVVWERETGKAIGNAIVWQDRRTASYCDNLKRQGLEKTFMKKTGLILDPYFSGTKLSWLLANVKGARARAAKGELCFGTIDTFLIWRLSGGKSFVTDATNASRTLMYNIAENKWDEDLLEILRVPAAMLPQVKDCADDFGVADPSIFGAAIPVLGVAGDQQAATIGQACFEPGMMKSTYGTGCFALLNTGADMVRSKNRLLTTIAYRLNGETTYALEGSIFIAGAAVQWLRDGLGIIDRASETGELAERADPTQEVYLVPAFTGLGAPHWDPQARGAIFGLTRNSGRAEFARAALEAVCYQTRDLLDAMQRDWKNGKDDTVLRVDGGMVASDWTMQRLADLLEAPVDRPIILETTALGAAWLAGSRAGVWPDRKTFSETWKRDRRFDPAMDEKTRAAKVKGWRNAVKRTLSEP; via the coding sequence GTGAGCGGATATGTTTTGGCGATCGATCAGGGCACGACATCGACGCGGGCGATCATTTTCGACGGCGAGATGAGGATTGCCGGCGCGGGCCAAAAGGAATTCAAGCAGATCTATCCGCGTTCCGGCTGGGTCGAACACGATCCGGAGGAGATCTGGGTTTCGGTGGTCTCTACCATCCATATGGCGTTGCGCGAGGCAAAGATCGAAGCCAAGGACATCGCGGCACTTGGCATCACCAACCAGCGCGAGACGGTTGTCGTCTGGGAACGCGAGACCGGCAAGGCGATCGGGAACGCCATCGTCTGGCAGGACCGCCGTACGGCGAGCTACTGCGACAATCTCAAGCGCCAGGGCCTGGAAAAGACGTTCATGAAGAAGACCGGGCTGATCCTTGATCCGTATTTCTCCGGCACCAAGCTTTCCTGGCTGCTGGCCAATGTGAAGGGAGCACGGGCGCGCGCCGCCAAGGGCGAGCTTTGCTTTGGCACCATCGACACCTTTCTGATCTGGCGGCTTTCCGGCGGCAAGAGCTTCGTCACCGATGCCACGAATGCCTCGCGCACGCTGATGTACAATATCGCCGAGAACAAATGGGACGAAGACCTCCTCGAAATTCTGCGCGTACCGGCCGCCATGCTGCCGCAGGTGAAGGACTGCGCGGACGATTTCGGCGTTGCCGATCCGTCGATCTTCGGCGCCGCGATCCCTGTTCTCGGCGTAGCCGGCGATCAGCAGGCCGCGACCATCGGCCAGGCCTGCTTCGAGCCTGGCATGATGAAATCGACCTACGGCACAGGCTGCTTCGCGCTCTTGAACACCGGCGCCGACATGGTGCGATCCAAGAACCGGCTGCTCACCACGATCGCTTACCGGCTAAACGGCGAAACGACCTACGCTCTGGAAGGCTCGATCTTCATTGCGGGCGCGGCCGTGCAGTGGCTGCGCGACGGGCTCGGGATCATCGACCGCGCTTCGGAGACCGGCGAGCTTGCGGAACGGGCCGACCCGACACAAGAGGTCTATCTCGTCCCCGCCTTCACCGGCCTTGGTGCGCCGCATTGGGACCCGCAGGCGCGCGGCGCCATCTTCGGCCTTACCCGCAACAGCGGTCGAGCCGAATTCGCCCGCGCAGCACTCGAAGCCGTCTGCTACCAGACCCGCGACCTGCTTGATGCCATGCAAAGGGACTGGAAGAACGGCAAGGACGACACGGTGCTGCGCGTCGACGGTGGCATGGTCGCCTCCGACTGGACGATGCAGCGGCTGGCAGACCTGCTCGAAGCTCCCGTCGATCGCCCGATTATCCTTGAAACCACTGCCCTCGGCGCTGCCTGGCTTGCCGGCAGCAGGGCAGGGGTGTGGCCCGACCGCAAGACCTTCTCCGAAACGTGGAAACGCGACCGACGCTTCGACCCGGCAATGGACGAAAAGACGCGGGCGGCGAAAGTCAAGGGATGGCGCAATGCTGTGAAGCGGACGCTGAGCGAACCCTAG
- a CDS encoding 3-hydroxybutyrate dehydrogenase — MKRTVVVTGSTSGIGLAIATAFAGKGDNVVINGFGKADEIKAIVERLESLSQASALYHPADMTKPAEIADLIATAAKTFGTVDVLVNNAGIQHVEKIEDFPIDKWDQIIAINLSSSFHTMRAAIPQMKAKKHGRIINIASAHGLVASPFKSAYVAAKHGILGLTKTAALELAEFGVTVNAICPGYVLTPLVERQIPDTAKARGMTEEQVKTEVILKAQPTREFVKAEEIGAMALYLASDDARQVTGTHISIDGGWTAA; from the coding sequence ATGAAGAGAACCGTTGTCGTCACCGGATCCACCAGCGGCATTGGGCTTGCGATCGCCACCGCCTTTGCCGGTAAGGGCGACAATGTCGTCATCAACGGCTTCGGAAAGGCCGACGAAATCAAGGCGATAGTGGAGCGACTTGAATCTCTTTCCCAGGCAAGCGCCCTCTACCACCCGGCCGATATGACGAAACCGGCGGAGATCGCAGACCTGATCGCCACGGCGGCGAAGACCTTCGGCACCGTCGACGTGCTCGTCAACAATGCCGGCATCCAGCATGTCGAGAAGATCGAGGATTTCCCGATCGACAAATGGGACCAGATCATCGCCATCAACCTGTCGAGCTCGTTTCACACGATGCGCGCTGCCATCCCGCAGATGAAGGCGAAGAAGCATGGCCGCATCATCAATATCGCCTCGGCGCACGGCCTCGTCGCCTCGCCTTTCAAATCCGCCTATGTGGCCGCAAAACATGGTATATTAGGCCTGACGAAGACAGCGGCACTCGAACTTGCCGAATTCGGCGTGACGGTGAACGCTATCTGCCCCGGCTATGTGCTGACGCCGCTGGTCGAAAGGCAGATCCCGGATACCGCCAAGGCCCGCGGGATGACGGAGGAACAGGTGAAGACCGAGGTCATCCTCAAGGCCCAGCCGACGCGCGAATTCGTCAAGGCCGAGGAGATCGGGGCCATGGCACTCTACCTCGCCAGCGACGACGCGAGGCAGGTGACCGGCACCCACATCTCGATTGACGGGGGCTGGACCGCGGCATAA
- the xdhA gene encoding xanthine dehydrogenase small subunit, whose protein sequence is MKDSIRFILNGEDITLSDVHPAETLLDFLRLRRRLTGTKEGCAEGDCGACTVLVGRLLDGKLFYETVNACIRFLGSLNGTHVVTVEHLAARNGTLHPVQQALVDYHGSQCGFCTPGFVMSLYGLWLSDEKPARPAIEKALQGNLCRCTGYEPIVKAAEAVSRARPSTLFDPLEKTRSEIVSRLWAMQTRETITIVSGQDRLIVPGSVEALARVLADEPEATVVAGSTDVGLWVTKQMRALTPAIFINHLNELQAIKTTDGGVTIGAGVTYTKAFEILAPKVPTLGKLINRIGGEQVRNMGTIGGNIANGSPIGDSPPPLIALGATLKLRSATGTRMLRLEDYFIDYGKQDRKPGEFVESVFMPYPAAGSQFAVYKITKRRDEDITAVLGAFYLTLDEAGDVNDIRIAFGGMAATPKRARTVESDLIGKPWNEETVDRAREAFDADFQPLTDWRATAEYRQLTAKNLLRRFYLETVGTPVELKRFEGVS, encoded by the coding sequence ATGAAAGACAGCATCCGCTTCATCCTCAACGGCGAAGACATCACGCTGAGCGATGTCCACCCCGCCGAGACGCTTCTCGATTTTCTGCGGTTGAGGCGCCGGCTGACCGGCACGAAGGAAGGATGCGCCGAGGGTGATTGCGGCGCCTGCACGGTGCTCGTCGGGCGGCTGCTCGACGGCAAGCTCTTCTATGAAACCGTCAATGCCTGCATTCGCTTCTTGGGATCGCTGAACGGCACGCATGTCGTCACCGTCGAGCATCTGGCCGCCAGGAACGGCACTCTGCATCCGGTACAGCAGGCGCTGGTGGACTACCATGGTTCGCAATGCGGTTTCTGCACGCCTGGCTTCGTCATGTCGCTCTACGGCCTATGGCTTTCCGATGAGAAGCCCGCACGGCCTGCGATCGAAAAGGCGCTTCAGGGCAATCTCTGTCGCTGCACCGGTTACGAGCCGATCGTCAAGGCGGCCGAAGCCGTCAGCCGTGCGCGACCGAGTACGCTCTTTGATCCGCTCGAAAAGACCCGCTCCGAAATCGTCTCCAGGCTCTGGGCGATGCAGACACGCGAAACGATCACCATTGTTTCCGGCCAAGACCGGCTGATCGTTCCCGGTTCGGTCGAGGCGCTGGCGCGCGTTCTGGCCGACGAACCTGAGGCGACCGTCGTCGCCGGTTCCACCGATGTCGGGCTCTGGGTGACGAAGCAGATGCGTGCCTTGACCCCGGCCATCTTCATCAATCACCTGAACGAACTGCAGGCGATCAAGACCACGGATGGCGGCGTGACGATCGGCGCGGGCGTCACCTATACCAAGGCTTTCGAAATCCTCGCGCCAAAGGTACCGACGCTCGGCAAACTCATCAACCGCATCGGCGGCGAGCAGGTGCGCAACATGGGCACGATCGGCGGCAATATCGCCAACGGCTCGCCGATCGGTGACAGCCCGCCGCCCTTGATCGCGCTCGGCGCCACGCTGAAGCTGCGCTCGGCAACGGGCACGCGCATGCTGCGGCTCGAGGACTATTTCATCGATTACGGCAAACAGGACCGCAAACCCGGTGAATTCGTCGAGAGTGTCTTCATGCCTTACCCGGCCGCCGGCAGCCAGTTCGCGGTCTACAAGATCACCAAACGCCGCGACGAGGACATCACCGCCGTGCTCGGCGCCTTCTATCTGACACTCGATGAGGCAGGCGACGTCAACGACATCCGCATCGCCTTCGGCGGCATGGCCGCAACGCCCAAGCGCGCCCGCACCGTCGAATCCGATCTCATCGGCAAGCCGTGGAACGAGGAAACCGTCGACAGGGCACGCGAGGCCTTCGACGCCGATTTCCAGCCACTGACCGACTGGCGCGCCACCGCCGAATACCGGCAACTGACGGCAAAGAACCTGCTGAGGCGCTTCTACCTGGAAACGGTCGGAACGCCGGTGGAATTGAAGCGGTTCGAGGGGGTGTCGTGA
- the xdhB gene encoding xanthine dehydrogenase molybdopterin binding subunit, which yields MDKSTFDTAKVFISGPMHSALKHDSAHKHVTGTADYIDDIPEPTDLLHGALGMSDRAHAEILSMDLSEVRRHPGVVWVFTGKDVPGVNDVSSNGSHDEPLLAETEVEFDGQPVFAVIAETRDAARMAARKAKIEYRDLPHFSDIDGALENGAPLVIAPMTLRRGDAKAEMDNAPHRLKGQMRIGGQEHFYLEGQIAMAIPGEDDEVTVWSSTQHPSEIQHIVGHVLNIPSNAVTVNVRRMGGGFGGKETQGNQFAALAAIAAKKLKRAVKFRPDRDEDMRATGKRHDFLVDYELAFDDEGRIHAVDATYAARCGFSSDLSGPVTDRALFHADSSYFYPHVHLTSIPLKTHTASNTAFRGFGGPQGMLGGERFIEEIAYAIGKDPLEIRKLNFYGQPGSGRTTTPYHQEIEDNIILRIVEELEESADYQARRNAVIAFNRDSRYIRKGIALTPVKFGISFTMTAFNQAGALVHIYQDGSIHLNHGGTEMGQGLYTKVAQVLSDSFQVDIDRVKITATTTGKVPNTSATAASSGSDLNGMAAYDAARQIKERLVAFAADKWSVDPAEIVFLPNRVRVGETEVPFPDFIKQAYFARVQLSAAGFYKTPKIHWDRAAGRGTPFYYFAYGAACSEVSIDTLTGEYLIDRTDILHDVGRSLNPAIDIGQVEGGFVQGMGWLTTEELWWDEKGRLRTHAPSTYKIPLASDRPKVFNVRLVDWSENAEPTIGRSKAVGEPPLMLAISVLEALSMAVASVADYKVCPRLDAPATPERVLMAVERMKRV from the coding sequence ATGGATAAATCCACCTTCGACACCGCCAAGGTCTTCATCAGCGGTCCCATGCACAGCGCGCTGAAGCATGATTCAGCGCATAAGCATGTCACCGGAACTGCCGATTATATCGACGACATTCCAGAGCCGACGGATCTGCTGCATGGCGCGCTCGGTATGTCCGACCGCGCCCATGCCGAGATCCTCAGCATGGATCTCTCCGAAGTCCGAAGGCACCCTGGCGTCGTCTGGGTCTTCACCGGCAAGGACGTGCCGGGCGTCAACGATGTCAGTTCAAACGGAAGCCATGACGAGCCGCTGCTTGCCGAAACCGAGGTCGAGTTCGACGGCCAGCCGGTCTTTGCCGTGATTGCCGAGACCCGCGATGCAGCACGCATGGCCGCACGGAAGGCGAAGATCGAGTATCGCGATCTGCCGCACTTTAGCGATATCGACGGCGCGCTCGAAAACGGCGCTCCGCTCGTCATTGCGCCGATGACGCTGCGGCGCGGCGACGCCAAGGCCGAGATGGACAATGCCCCGCACCGACTGAAAGGCCAAATGCGCATCGGAGGGCAGGAGCATTTTTACCTCGAAGGCCAAATCGCCATGGCGATCCCTGGCGAGGACGACGAGGTGACCGTCTGGTCCTCCACGCAGCATCCGAGCGAAATCCAGCATATCGTCGGCCATGTGCTGAACATTCCCTCGAATGCCGTCACCGTGAATGTGCGCCGCATGGGCGGCGGGTTCGGCGGCAAGGAGACGCAGGGCAACCAGTTTGCAGCGCTTGCCGCCATCGCCGCCAAGAAGCTTAAACGTGCCGTTAAATTCCGCCCCGACCGCGACGAAGACATGCGTGCCACCGGCAAGCGGCACGACTTCCTGGTGGATTACGAACTCGCCTTCGACGATGAAGGTCGCATACATGCCGTCGACGCCACCTACGCGGCGCGCTGCGGCTTCTCGTCGGACCTGTCCGGCCCGGTGACGGACCGCGCCCTCTTTCATGCCGATTCCAGCTATTTCTATCCGCATGTGCATTTGACCTCTATACCGCTGAAGACGCATACCGCCTCGAACACGGCCTTCCGCGGTTTCGGCGGGCCGCAGGGCATGTTGGGAGGCGAGCGCTTCATCGAAGAGATCGCTTATGCGATTGGCAAGGACCCGCTCGAAATCCGCAAGCTGAACTTCTACGGTCAGCCGGGTTCCGGCCGCACGACGACGCCCTACCACCAGGAAATCGAAGACAACATCATCCTGCGCATCGTCGAGGAATTGGAGGAGAGCGCCGACTACCAGGCCCGCCGCAATGCCGTGATCGCCTTCAACCGCGACAGCCGCTACATCCGCAAGGGCATTGCGCTGACGCCGGTGAAATTCGGCATTTCCTTCACCATGACCGCCTTCAACCAGGCGGGCGCGCTGGTGCATATCTACCAGGACGGCTCGATCCATCTGAACCACGGCGGCACCGAGATGGGCCAGGGCCTTTATACCAAGGTGGCGCAGGTTCTGTCCGACAGCTTCCAGGTCGACATCGACCGCGTGAAGATCACCGCAACGACCACCGGCAAGGTTCCGAACACGTCGGCGACCGCCGCCTCCTCGGGTTCCGACCTGAACGGCATGGCCGCCTATGACGCTGCGCGGCAGATCAAGGAACGTCTTGTTGCCTTCGCCGCAGACAAATGGAGCGTCGATCCGGCGGAAATCGTCTTCCTGCCGAACCGGGTGCGCGTCGGCGAGACGGAAGTACCCTTCCCCGATTTCATCAAACAGGCCTATTTCGCCCGCGTGCAGCTGTCGGCAGCGGGCTTCTACAAGACTCCGAAAATCCACTGGGATCGTGCAGCAGGGCGCGGCACGCCATTTTATTATTTCGCCTATGGCGCCGCCTGCAGCGAAGTGTCGATCGACACATTGACGGGCGAGTACCTGATCGACCGCACAGATATCCTGCACGACGTCGGCCGCTCGCTGAACCCGGCGATCGACATCGGCCAGGTGGAAGGTGGCTTCGTGCAGGGGATGGGCTGGCTGACGACGGAAGAACTGTGGTGGGACGAAAAGGGCCGGCTGCGCACCCATGCCCCCTCGACCTACAAGATACCCCTTGCCTCCGACCGGCCGAAGGTCTTCAACGTCCGTCTCGTCGATTGGTCGGAGAATGCCGAGCCCACCATCGGTCGCTCGAAGGCCGTCGGGGAACCGCCGCTCATGCTGGCGATCTCCGTGCTCGAAGCACTCTCGATGGCGGTGGCCAGCGTCGCCGACTACAAGGTCTGCCCACGGCTCGACGCCCCGGCGACGCCGGAGCGGGTCCTGATGGCGGTGGAGCGGATGAAGCGGGTGTGA
- the xdhC gene encoding xanthine dehydrogenase accessory protein XdhC, producing the protein MTSSFLSFTSVHPAIILIDIVETRGSTPREAGTFMLVAENATWGTIGGGQLEFMAIRNARDLLRGSGRATLEIPLGPEIGQCCGGRAELRFRRVTDDLMKELKERQAEEAAGMPEVYIFGAGHVGHGLAAALAPLPLLVTVVETRKQELANLPPETKTRLTPIPEALLKEIPAGSAVVILTHDHALDFLIAREALSRTDLAYTGMIGSATKRATFASWLSREGGERNFLDRLTLPIGGLAVRDKRPEVIAAMTAAEILTALSAYRQKSLS; encoded by the coding sequence ATGACGTCCTCTTTCCTCTCCTTCACGTCCGTTCACCCTGCCATCATCCTCATCGACATTGTCGAAACCCGAGGCTCCACGCCTCGCGAAGCCGGCACCTTCATGCTCGTCGCGGAAAATGCCACCTGGGGCACGATCGGCGGCGGACAGTTGGAGTTCATGGCCATCCGCAATGCACGAGACCTGCTTAGGGGCAGCGGCAGGGCGACCCTGGAAATCCCGCTCGGGCCGGAGATCGGGCAATGCTGCGGCGGGCGTGCCGAGTTGCGGTTCCGGCGGGTGACGGATGACCTGATGAAGGAGCTGAAAGAACGCCAGGCCGAAGAAGCGGCGGGCATGCCGGAGGTCTATATTTTCGGCGCAGGCCATGTCGGGCATGGGCTTGCGGCCGCACTTGCGCCGCTGCCGCTCTTGGTGACAGTGGTCGAGACGCGCAAGCAAGAACTTGCGAATCTGCCGCCGGAGACAAAGACGCGCCTTACGCCGATACCGGAAGCACTGCTGAAGGAGATTCCCGCGGGCTCCGCCGTCGTCATCCTGACGCACGACCATGCGCTGGACTTTCTGATCGCCCGCGAGGCGCTTTCGAGAACCGATCTTGCCTATACCGGCATGATCGGCTCGGCCACGAAACGGGCGACCTTTGCGAGCTGGCTTTCGCGCGAAGGCGGCGAGCGCAACTTTCTCGACCGCCTCACCCTGCCGATCGGCGGCTTGGCGGTCAGGGACAAGCGGCCGGAAGTGATCGCCGCCATGACCGCTGCCGAAATACTGACGGCGCTTTCCGCCTATCGGCAGAAATCGCTCTCGTAA